CGTGGCGTGCTGGTCGGGGTGGCCGCGGCGATCAAGCTGACCCCGCTGCTGTTCGTGGTCTACTTCCTCGCCACGGGCCGCTACCGCGACGCCGGCCGCGCGGCGGCGACGTTCGTGGCCTGCGCCGGGCTCGCCGCGATCGTGCTGCCCGCCGAGAGCTGGACCTACTGGACCGAGGCCGTGCGGCAGACGTCGCGGATCGGCAACCTGGCCTCGCTGGGCAACCAGTCCGTGCACGGGATGCTGCTGCGTATCGGCGTCGACGAGGCCGTCCTGCCCCTGCTCTGGGCCGGCCTGGTGGCGCTCATCTGCGCGGCGGCGCTGCTGCGTGCCAGGCAGTTGACCGCGCAGGGCCGCCCCGGGCACGCCGCGGTGCTCGTCGGCTGCGCCACCGTGGCCGCGTCCCCGGTTTCCTGGACCCACCATCAGGTGTGGCCGGTGCTCGCCGCGATGCTGCTGATCGGCGCGTCCGGTGTCACCCAACGCGTCGCCGGCGCGGCGCTGCTCGCCGCAATGGTCGTCTCGCTGGGTGCGGTCCTCAGTCCGGTGTCGATGCGGCCGGGCGTGCAGTTCCTGTTCGAGAACGCCCGCGCCGTCGGGGTGTGCCTGCTGTGCCTGGCCGGCTTCGGCGGCGTCGCGGTCGCCGCCGTCCGGACGAACCGGCGACCGGCCGTCGGGCGGGCCTGGTGGCGGGTGGGCATCACGGCCACGGTGGCGGTGGCGTTCTTCGCCGTGCAACCGCTGCCCGCCGGCGCGGACCCCACCTTCAAGGCGTACACCCTCGACGACGTGGTCAACCCGCGATACTTCTTCGTCTGCCGTGGCCCGGTCGAGTGCGCCGCCTACGGCACCGACGCGCCGGTCACCTTCGGCACCCGGGCCGAGAAGACCAAGGTGCGGGTCAACGGCGTGGTCTCCGGGCAGGTGGCCCGATTGGAGTACTACTCCGCGCCGGGCGGGGCGCCCCGGACCATCCCCCTGCTCGCCGCCTACCCGGGGACGCGGACGTTCTCGTTCCGGTCGGCGAACATGGCGCAGGGCCGGCTCGTCGCGTACGCCTCGGACGGCCAGCCGATCGCCACCTACGACGAGGAACTCGCCGCCGCCCTGCGGACGACCACCCGCTAGGCGAGGCCGCGGGGCCCCGCCCAGCGGTGACGGTCAGCGGGTTGCGGCGGCCAGGGCGGTGCGGAGCTTGTCGGCGTCGCTCTGGGTCGGGTGCTCCCAGTCCGTCGGGTCGGCGGAGTAGATGGTCCCGTAGGCCGGGGTGTCCGGCTGGTAGCGCCATCCCTCGGCCAACGGCCCGACGTCCACCGCGTCGTAGCCGATGCGGTCCAGGAATGCCGTCACCTCGGCTTTCGCGGCGGCGTCGTCGCCGGCGATCGCGAGGGCGCTGCGGTCGACGGCGCCGGACGGCCGGGCCAGCGAGTCCAGGTGCTTGAAGAAGATGTTGTTGAAGACCTTGACCACGCGGGCGTCCGGCAGGTGCCGCTGGAGCAGTTCGCTGCTGGTGACCTCTCCGGAGTCCAGCTCCGGAAAGTTGCCGTCGCGCTGGGGGTAGTAGTTGTTGGTGTCGATGACGACCTTGCCGGCCAGCGGCTCGACCGGCACCGCCCGGTAGGCCTTGAGCGGAACGCTGACCACCACGAGGTCGCCGACCCGCGCCGCGTCCTGCGCCGTGCCGGCGCTGGCGTGCTCGCCCAACTCGTCGACCAGGTCGGTGAGCGTCTCCGGCCCCCGAGAGTTGCTCAGCACCACGTCGTAGCCGGCGGCCACCGCCAGTCGGGCCACTGTGCCGCCGATGTTGCCGCTGCCGATCAGTCCCACAGTTGTCATGTCGGTTCCCAACTCCGTCCACCCGCGACACATTCCGACCGTCGTGATGGGTTGTTCCGGTTGTCGAGGCGTCCACGGGTGCGCAGAATGCCGTCCGTGCAGTGTCTGACCGAGGATCTCGCGACCTTCGCCGCCGAAGCCGACGCCTGGTTGCGTCGCGAGCCCGTCCTGCACAACGTACTGCTCACGCTCGTCGCGGACCGGCTCTCCGGTGACCTGCCACTCTCCGGGGGCGAGCGGTTCGTCCGGGTGGTCGACGGCGGCGCGACGGTGGGTGCGTCGGTGCACACGCCGCCGCGCGGGCCGCTGCTCGGCGCGGTGTCGCCGGCGGTCGCGTGGGCGCTCGCCGAGCACTTCGCCCGGGCGGTGCCGCCGCTGGTCGAGGTGCACGGCCCGGTCCCGGCCGTGGCCGAGTTCGCCGAACGGTACGCCGAACGTGCCGGCAGGGTCGCCGTACCCGGCACCGCGCAGCGGATCTTCCGACTGGACGCGGTCCGGCCGCCGGTGGGTGTGGCCGGACGCGCCCGCCCGGCCACCGGCGCGGACCGGGACCTGCTGATCGCCTGGGCCGCCGCGTACGCCGCGGAGACGATGCCCGACGGCCCGTCGGTCGACGCGGCCGGGCAGATCGACGCCCGGCTGCCGCACGGCGGCCTGCTCTGGCTCTGGGAGCGGGCCGGCACACCGGTCTCGACGGCCTGGCTGAGCCGGCCGGTCGCCGGCGTGGTCCGTATCAGCGGCGTGTACACGCCCCCGGCGTGGCGGGGACGCGGCTACGCCAGCGGCTGCGTCGCGCACGCCACCCGGCACGCCCTGAACACCGGCGCCGCCGCCTGCACGCTCTACACCGACCTGACCAACCCCACCAGCAACCGGATCTACCAGTCCCTCGGCTACCGCCCCCTGTCGGACGCGGCGCAGTGGCGGTTCGCCGTGCCGTGATGCCGGCCGGGTCAGGCCGTGGCGGCGGGGAGCACCTTCTCGATGGCGGCGCGCAGTTCGTCGGCGCCGGGCTCGACGGTGGGGGCGAACCGGGCGGCGACCGTGCCGTCCGGGGCCACCAGGAACTTCTCGAAGTTCCACCGGACGTCCCCGGTGTGCCCGTCGGCGTCCGGGGTGTCCACCAGCGCGGCGTAGAGCGGGTGCCGGTCGGGGCCGTTGACGTCGACCTTCTCGGTGAGCGGGAAGGTGACCCCGTAGTTGACCTGGCAGAAGTCGCTGATCTCGGCCGCGCTGCCCGGCTCCTGCCCGGCGAACTGGTTGCAGGGCACGCCGAGCACCACCAGGCCGTTGTCGGCGTAGGAGTCCGCGAGGGTCTGGAGGCCGGCGTACTGCGGGGTGAGGCCGCAGCGGGAGGCCACGTTGACGACCAGCAGCGCCCGGTCGCGGTAGCGGGCGAGGTCGGCGGGGCCGCCGTTGAGGGCGTCGATCGGGATGTCGAAGACGGTCATGTCCCGAGGCTACGCGCCGGCCGGCGGGGCTCCGGTGACGGGCGGAGCAGGCGCACTCCACGCACCAGCAGAAATCGAAACATGCACATCTTGACGAAGTGATGACGGCGTGAGTACCGTCTCACCATCTCTTTTGGAAAGTTTCCTAACAGTTCGGGAGACGCCTCATGAAAAGATCGCTCCGCCGGGCCCTCTGGGCCGGTGCCGTGGTCGCCGTGACCGTCGCGGCGGTGCCGATGACGACCGCGTTCGGCGCCGGCACGGTCACCACCACGTTCACCAAGGCACAGGACTGGGGGACCGGTCACGAGACGAAGGTGACCGTCACCAACGGGTCGAGTGCCACGGTCAGCACCTGGCGCATCGAGTTCGACCTGCCGTCGGGCACCACCATCAGCAGCGCCTGGGACGCCGACGTGACAAGCAGCGGCAACCACTACGTCGCGGTCAAGAAGAGCTGGGCCGGTGGGCTCGCCCCGGGCGCCTCCTTCAGCTGGGGCTACAACGGCACCGGCGCCTACAGGGCGCCACTGAACTGCACAGTCAACGGCGCGGCCTGCGGCGGCGGCACCCCTCCGCCGACCACTGCCCCGCCGACCACCACCCCGCCCACCACGGCGCCCCCCACCACCCCGCCGCCCACCACCCCGCCGCCGACCACCCCGCCGCCGAACCCGGGTGGCAAGAAGGTCGTCGGCTACTTCGCCGAGTGGGGCGTCTACGGGCGCAACTACCACGTCAAGAACATCCAGACCAGCGGGTCGGCCGCGAAGCTGACCCACATCCTGTACGCCTTCGGCAACACCACCGGCGGCCGCTGCGCCATCGGGGACAGCTACGCCGACTACGAGAAGGCGTACACCGCGGCGGACAGCGTCGACGGCGTCGCCGACACCTGGGACCAGCCGCTGCGCGGCAGCTTCAACCAGCTGCGCAAGCTCAAGCAGATGAACCCGCACCTCAAGGTGATCTGGTCCTTCGGTGGCTGGACCTGGTCCGGCGGCTTCACCCAGGCCGCGCAGAACCCGGCCGCCTTCGCGGAGAGCTGCTACAACCTGGTCGAGGACCCGCGCTGGGCGGACGTCTTCGACGGCATCGACGTCGACTGGGAGTACCCGAACGCCTGTGGCCTCACCTGCGACACCAGCGGCCCGAACGCGTTCAAGAACGTGATCAGCGCGCTGCGGTCGAGGTTCGGCTCCAACGCCCTGGTCACCGCCGCGATCACGGCGGACGGCAGCAACGGCGGCAAGATCGACGCCGCCGACTACGCCGGCGCCATCGGCAACCTCAACTGGCTGATGCCGATGACGTACGACTACTTCGGCGCGTTCAACGCCCAGGGCCCGACCGCCCCGCACTCCCCGCTCACCTCCTACACCGGCATCCCGCAGCAGGGCTTCAACTCCGACGCGGCGATCCAGAAGCTCAAGAGCAAGGGCATCCCGGCCAACAAGCTGCTGCTCGGCATCGGCTTCTACGGCCGGGGCTGGACCGGCGTCACCCAGGCCGCCCCGGGCGGCAGCGCCACCGGCGCGGCGCCGGGCACGTACGAGGCGGGCATCGAGGACTACAAGGTCCTCAAGAACACCTGCCCGGCCACCGGAACGGTCGCCGGCACCGCGTACGCCAAGTGCGGCAGCAACTGGTGGAGCTACGACACCCCGTCGACCATCAACGGCAAGATGACGTACGCGAAGAACCAGGGCCTCGGTGGCGCGTTCTTCTGGGAGCTCTCCGGTGACACCGGCAACGGCGAGCTCATCGGCGCCATCAAGGGCGGTCTCGGCTGAGCCGAGGGCCGACGCACCACCCACACGGCGGGGAGGGGCACGCACCGCCCCTCCCCGCCCGTGACGTACCGGCCCGGTCGACGCCCAGCGTCGGCCGGGCCGCCGGCGTTGGGCCCGGTCCGCCCGATGTGGCAGACTCGCGGCTCGGCAGTCTCGATGTCCCCGTCGACGGAGGTGGTCATGCGCCCTACCCACCGCAGGCTGGCGGCCACCGCCGCCGGGCTGGTGCTGCTGCCGGTCGCCCTGGTCGGCTGCGGGCTCACCGGCGGCGACGACGAGCCGGCCGCCAAGCCCGAGCGGGTCCCCGCCGAGGAGGCCGCCAGCCGGTCCCGCGAGCGCGTGCAGGCGTACCTCGACGCGATGACCGCCAAGGACGTGGCCGCCGGCCGAAGCCAGCTCTGCGCGCTGCTGCACGAGGGCTTCGACCTGGGCGCGACCGGCCCCAACGGCGACTTCGCGGATCACTTCGAGGTGCCCACGGCGGCGATCACCGACGTCCGGTCCGGCCCGCGCGGCCAGGAGGTCAGCGTCTCGGTGTCGGTCACCGCCGGCAAGCGCAAGACCACCCGGCCGCTGGTGTTCACCGTCACCCGCGACGGCGGTGACTGGTGCATCGCCGGGGAAGCGCCGGGTGGCGCCGCGCCCGCCGGCCGGACGCCGGCCGGCGTCGTACCCTCGCCCGCTTCCTGACCTGCGCCCACCGGGACTGGTCTCCCATCTGCCGGAACCGTCCCCCTCGCCGCCCGGGCACCCCGGCGGTCGCCGTACGCTTTCTGTCATGCGCCATGAGTGGCATCAGCTGAGCCATCCCGCGGTGGGCAGCCCGGGCCTGCAGACCAGCCGACCGACAGTCGACTCCGCCGAGGACGCCGCTCTCGGCCTCGACCGCTGGCGGGACCTGCCCCGCGAGCAGACCCCGCCGTGGTCCGACCCGGCCACCGTCGCCCAGGTCTGCAAGGTGCTCGACACCGTGCCGTCGGTCGTCGCGCCCTACGAGGTGGACCAGCTCCGGCAGAAGCTCGCCCTGGTCTGCGAGGGCAAGGCCTTCCTGCTCCAGGGCGGTGACTGCGCCGAGACCTTCGCCGACAACACCGAGAGCCACCTGCTGGCCAACGCCCGCACCCTGCTCCAGATGGCGATCGTGCTCACCTACGGCGCGTCGCTGCCGGTGGTCAAGGTCGCCCGGGTCGCCGGCCAGTACACCAAGCCCCGCTCGCTGCCCACCGACGCGCGCGGTCTGCCCGCGTACCGCGGCGACATGATCAACTCGCTGGAGGCCGACCCGGCCGCCCGGGTCGCCGACCCGCAGCGCATGATCCGGGCGTACGCCAACTCGGCGGCGGCGATGAACATGCTCCGGGCGTACCTCGCCGGCGGACTCGCCGACCTGCACGCCGTGCACGACTGGAACAAGGGCTTCGTGAAGAACTCCCCGGCCGGGGAGCGCTACGAGGCGATCGCCCGGGAGATCGACCGGGCGTTGGCCTTCATCCGGGCCTGCGGGATGACCGACGACGAGGCGCTGCGCACCGTCACCCTCTACTGCTCCCACGAGGCCCTCGCCCTGGAGTACGACCGGGCGCTCACCCGGGTCTCCGACCGCCGGGCGTACGGGCTCTCCGGGCACTTCCTCTGGATCGGCGAGCGCACCCGGCAGATCGACGGCGCGCACATCGACTTCATCTCCCGGATCGCCAACCCCATCGGGGTCAAGCTCGGCCCGTCCACCTCGCCGGACGAGGCGATCGAGTTGTGCGAGAAGCTCAACCCGGACAACGTCCCCGGCCGGCTCACCCTGATCAGCCGGATGGGCAACCACCGGGTACGGGACGCCCTGCCGCCGATCGTGGCCAAGGTCACCGCGGCCGGCGCCAAGGTGGTCTGGCAGTGCGACCCGATGCACGGCAACACGCACGAGTCGTCCAACGGCTACAAGACCCGGCACTTCGACCGCATCGTCGACGAGGTGCTCGGCTACTTCGAGGTCCACCGCGGGCTGGACACCCACCCCGGTGGCCTGCACGTCGAACTGACCGGCGAGGACGTCACCGAGTGCCTCGGTGGCGCCCAGGGCATCGAGGACCTCGACCTGCCCGACCGGTACGAAACCGCCTGCGACCCGCGACTGAACACCCAGCAGTCGTTGGAGCTGGCCTTCCTGGTAGCGGAGATGTTGCGTGGCTGACGCATTCGTGGACCTGCGGTCCGACACGGTGACCCGACCGACCCCCGGCATGCGGGAGGCGATGGCCTCCGCCGAGGTCGGTGACGACGTCTACGGCGAGGACCCGACCGTCAACGCGCTGGAGGCCGAGGTCGCCGCGCTGTTCGGGCACGAGGCGGCACTGTTCGCGCCGAGCGGGTCGATGGCCAACCAGATCGCCCTGCAACTGCTGGTGTCGCCCGGCAACGAGCTGCTCTGCGACGCCGACGCGCACGTGGTCACGTACGAGATCGGCGCCGCGGCCGCGTACGGCGGAATCAGCTCCCGGACCTGGCCGGCGGTCGGCGCGGACATCGACCCGGAGGCGGTCGCCGGGATGATCCGGCCGGACGGCTACTTCGCCGTCCCCACCCGCGCGATCGCCGTCGAGCAGACCCACAACCGGGGCGGCGGGGGAGTGATCCCGCTGGCCACCCTGCGGGAGTTGCGGCGGGTCGCCGACGAGGCGGAGGTGGCCTTGCACTGCGACGGTGCCCGGATCTGGCACGCGCACGTCGCCGACGGTGTGCCGCTGGTCGAGTACGGCCAGCTCTTCGACACGCTGTCGGTCTGCCTCTCCAAGGGCCTCGGCGCACCGGTCGGCTCGTTGGTGGTGGGCAGCGCGGAGAAGATCGAACGGGCCCGGTTGATCCGCAAGCGGATGGGTGGCGGCATGCGCCAGGCCGGCATCCTCGCCGCCGCCGGCCGGTACGCGCTGGCGCACCACGTCGACCGGCTGGCCGAGGACCACGCCAGGGCGGCCCGGCTCGCCGAGGCGGTCGCGCCGTTCGGCGTGCTCGCCACCGCGGTCCGCACCAACCTGGTCCCGTTGGACCTGACCAAGCACGCGCTGGACGCGCGCGCACTGGCCGCCGCCGCTCGGGCCGAGGGTGTGCTGATCTCGGTGCTCGGCCCGCGTACCGCCCGCCTGGTCACCCACCTGGACCTCGACGACGCCGGCGTCACCCACGCCGCCACCGTCCTGACCCGCCTCCTGGCCGCCTGACCCCCCACCCCCGCGGCCCCCGCCGCCCCCCGCCCCCCGCCGCCTCCTGCCGCGTCGCCGCCCCCTGCCGCGTCGATCTAGGGAAAATCGTCGCTAGTTGATCTCTAGCCGTGACGATTTGCCCTAGATCGACGCGGCGCGCGCGGCAGGGCGCGGCGCGGCGCGGCGGGGCGGGGGCGCGACGCGGCCGGGCGGCGGCGCGGAGGGGCGGGGGCGCGACGCGGCCGGGCGGCGGCGCGGAGGGGCGGGAGTGGGGGTTAGGGGCGGAGGCGGCTGAGGGTGGCGATGTCGGCGACGTGGCCGACCTGCTTCTCGCTGGGCGTCTCCACGACGATCGGGACGCCGGCGGTGGCCGGGTGGGCCATCAGCTCGGCGAAGGCGGGCTCACCGATGGTGCCCTTGCCGATGTTCTCGTGCCGGTCCCGGGTGGAGCCGCACAGATCCTTCGAGTCGTTGGCGTGCACCAGCCGCAGCCGGTCCGCACCCACGGTGGCCACCAGCGTGTCCAGGGTCGCCGTCATGCCGCCCTCGGCCGCCAGGTCGTGCCCGGCCGCCCAGGCGTGGCAGGTGTCGAAGCAGACCCCGAGCATGGGGTGCCGGTCCACCGCGTCCAGGTAGGGCCCGAGCTGCTCCACCCGGGAGGCGAGCGACCGCCCGCCGCCCGCGCTCGGCTCGACCAGCAGCATCGGCCCGCCGGCCTCGGCGGCCCAGTCGAGCAGCGGCAGAAGCTCCCGGTGGACCTGGCGCATCGCCTCCTCGGCGTACCCCTCGTCCACCGAACTGCCCGCGTGGAACACCACCGCCCGGGCGCCGATCGCCATGCCCCGGCGTAGCGCGTGCGCCAGCGTCTGGGCCGACCGCTCGACCGTGGCCGGGGTGGGCGAGCCCAGGTTGACCAGCAGCGAGGCATGGATGAAGGCCGGCACGCCCCGCTCGGCGCAACCGTCGCGGAACAGCGCGTCCTGCGCCGGGTCACCCGGGGGCAGCGCCCAGCCTCGCGAGTTGGAGACGTAGACCTGCACCACCTCGGCCCCGGTCGCGTCGACGTACGGCAGGGCAGCCCTGGCCAGCCCGCCGGAGGTGGGGGTGTGCGCGCCGACCGGTCGGGAGCGGGTCACCGGCATCTCAGAAACACCCGATGGTGATCTGGGTGCCCGGTGGCACCGGCGAGTTCTCGCCCGGGTTCTGGTAACGGACCACGGCGTTCGGGTTGAGCTGGACGGCCACCGGGAAGCCCTGGCTCTCCAGCGTCTGCTTGGCCTGCTGGCAGGGCAGGTCGACCACCCGGGGTACGACCACCAGCGGCGGGCCCTTGCTGACCTCCAGCTTGACCTGGGTGCCCTTCTCCACGCCGGTGCCGTCGGCCGGACTCTGACCCAGGATCTCGTCCTTGGGCTTGTCGGAGTCCTTGTAGGTCTCCACCAGCACCAGGTTGAGCCGGGCAAGGGTCGTCCGGGCCTCGGTCAGGCTCTTGCCGACCAGGTTCGGCACCGACACCGGCGCCCGGCCCCGGCTCAGGATGAGGGTGATCTTCGCGCCCGGTTTGACCTCGGTGCCCACCTTGGGGGAACTGTCCACCACGACTCCGGCCGGCAGGTTGTCGTCGTAGCGGGGGGTGCCCTTGGCCACCACCAGGTTCGCGTTGACCAGGTCCGCCTCGGCCAGCTCGAACTCCTTGCCGATCACGTCCGGCACCGGGAAGCGCTCCGGGCCCAGCGAGAGGGTCAGGGTGATCGTGCCGCCCTTGACGATCTTGGTGGCCGAAGCCGGGCTCTGCCCCAGCACGCTGTCCTTCGGCGCCTTCTCGTCGTAGCGCGGCTCGCCGTAGGCCAGGGTGAGCCCGGCGCGTTCGGCCCGCGCCTGCGCATCGGCCTTGCTCAGGCTGACCAGCTGCGGGGCTGCCGTGTAGCGGCCGACGCCGAACCACCAGCCGCCGAGCCCGGCCACCAGGACCAGCATCACCACCACGGCCCCGACGGCCAGCCGGCCCCGCGGGTGGGCCAGTACCGTGCCGCGCAGCGCGGCGAGTCGGGACCCCAGGCTGTCCGCCGGTGTCGGGGCGGCCCGCCGTCGGCCCGGCCCCTGCCCACCGCCCTCGGGCAGCCGGGCCCAGGCCGGGCGCTCGGCCGGGCGGACGGTGGCGACCATCATGGTCGGCTGTGCCACCGGCGGCTCGTCGGTCACCCGGCGCAGCACGGCGGTACGGCTGTTGACGTCGCCCAGGTCGTCCCGGGCCGTCTGCACCTCGGCCAGCAGCGCTCCGGCGTCGGCGGGCCGGGCCCCGGGGTCACGCCGGGTGGCCCGCTGAACCAGATCGTCGAGGATCGGCGGTAGGCCCGGCACCAGCGTCGACGGTGCCGGCACGTCGCGGTCGACATGCTGCCAGGCCACGTCCACCGGGCGGTCACCGTCGTAGGGCACCCGACCGGTGAGCATCTCGAACAGCACGATGCCCGCCGAGTAGACGTCGGTGCGCGGATCGGCCCTGCCCTCGGTGACCAGCTCCGGGGCGACGTACGCCACGGTGGCCATCAGCTGGTTGCCCTGCTCCTCGTCGGCGCTCGCCTCGACCGCCCGGGCCAACCCGAAGTCGGCCACCTTGACCACGCTGTCCACCAGGTTGGCGACACCACCGGTGGGCGCCTCGGCGACCAGCACGTTCTCCGGCTTGACGTCCCGGTGCACCAGGCCGGCGCGGTGCGCGGCGGCGATCGCGGCGAGCATCTGCTCGGCGATGGCCAGCGCCTCGTCCGGGTTGAGCCGGCGCCGCTCGGCCAGCACGTCGCGCAGCGTGCGGCCGCGGACGTACTCCATCACCAGGTACGGCAGCCCGCCGTGGGTGCCCTGGTCGTAGACCGCCACCACGTTCGGGTGGGTCAGCCGGGCGATGGTCTTCGCCTCGTCGGTGAACCGGGCCACGAAGTTGGCGATCCGGGCCCGGGCCTCGGACGCCTGCGTCGGATGAATGATCTTGACAGCGACGGTGCGCTCGAGGCGCTCGTCGGTGGCGGTGTACACGGTCGCCATGCCGCCACGAGCCACGCGACCGCGAATGCGGTAGCGCCCGTCGATCAGCGAGCCCAGCAACGTGTCGGCGACCTGTGTGTCCATCGGCAGGGAGTCTATGTGTCCAGGGGGCAAAGGTTGAACAGGATGCTACAGCCGGCGGCGAACCTGATCCGTCCCGCTGCGCTCGCCGAGCCTGTTCCGACCCCTGATCCGCTGGTCACCGGTCCGTTCATCGGGTGTTCGGACCGGTCGTCCCGGGGTGCCCGGTGGCCCGTGCGGGCAGTGGCGTGGCAGGGTGATCGGGTGACCGAACCCGTACCCGACCAGGCCGTGCCCGGCCCCGAGCTCGCCGGCCCCGCAGACCCGGCCGGCTGGCTCACCCTGCCCGACGTCGCCGAGCGCCTCGACGTGTCGATCAGCAAGGTGCACCAGATGATCCGCGACCGGGAGCTGCTGGCGGTCCGCCGCGACGGCATCCGCCGGGTGCCGGCGGACCTGGTGGCCAACCAGACCGTGCTCAAGCACCTGCCTGGCGTGCTCAACCTGCTCTCCGACAACGGCTACGACGACGAGGCCGCGCTGCGCTGGCTCTACGAGCCGGACGACGCCCTCCCCGGCGCCACCCCGGCCGCCGCCCTCTCCGGCGACCAGGCCCGCGAAGTCAAACGCCGAGCCCAAGCCCTCGGCTTCTAACCCTCCGGCCCTCCCCGCGCCTCCCCGCGCTTCCCCGCGCTTCCCCGCGCGTTGATCATGAAGTTGGCGACGTCCGAAACGGCGTGTCGCGTCGCTAACTTCATGGTCAACGCGCGGGATGGGGTCCGGCCCGGGGGACGGGGAGGGGGCCGGGGGTCAGTCGGCGCGGCGGGTGGCGGCTATCGCCAGGTCGACCAGGGCCTGGCGGGCCTCGGTGTCGAGGTCGACGGCGGCCAGCGCCGCCAGTGCCGCGTCGGTGAGCGTGACGATCCGCTGCTCGGTACGGGCCAGCGCCCCGCTCGCGGTGATCAGCTCGCGCAGCTGGGTCACCCCCCGCTCGTCGAGCTGCGGATCGCCGAGCCGGCTGAGCAGAAGCTCCCGGCCGGCGTCGTCGGTGGCCTCCACGGCCGCCGCCACCAGGTAGGTGCGCTTGCCCTCACGCAGGTCGTCCCCGGCCGGCTTGCCGGTCTGCGCCGGGTCGCCGAAGACCCCCAGCACGTCGTCGCGCAGCTGGAACGCCTCGCCCAGCGGCAGCCCGTACGCCGAGTAGGCCGTCCGCACGTCCGCCGACGCGTCGGCCAGCGCGGCGCCGAGCAGCAGCGGACGCTCGACCGTGTACTTCGCCGACTTGTACCGGGCGACCTTGCTGGCCCGTTCCACCGAGGTGTCCCCGGTGACCTGGGTCAGCACGTCGAGGTACTGCCCGACGGTGACCTCGGTGCGCATCTCGTCGAAGACCGGCCGGGCCCGGGCCACCGCCCGCAGGTCCAGTCCCGCGGAGTGCAGCAACTCGTCGGACCAGACCAGGCAGAGATCGCCGAGCAGGATCGCCGCCGCGTCGCCGAACCCGTCCGGGTCGCCGCCCCAGCCGGCCGCCCGGTGCCGGGCGGCGAACCGCCGGTGCACCGCCGGCTCGCCGCGCCGGGTGTCGGAGCGATCCATCAGGTCGTCGTGGATCAGGGCGCTGGCCTGCACGAACTCCAGCGCGGCCAGGGCGGTGAGCACCTGGTCGGCGTCCACTCCGCCGGCGCCGCGGAACCCCCAGTACGCGAAGGCCGGCCGCAGCCGCTTGCCGCCGCCGAGCACGAATGCCTCGATCGCCTCCGCCACCGGGGCCAGGGCGTCGTCAACGCCGGTCAACCGGGCCCGCTGGCCGGCCAGGAACTCGGTGAGGGCCTTGTCGACCCGCTGCCGCAGGCCGGCACGGTCGACGGGAGACACGGAAGCAGCGTGGGTCACGCCACGACGCTAGCCGGTCGCCGCGTACCGCGCTCCACCGCCACTCGTCGTGCCGCCGGCCCGCTCGCCGGTGCGGCCCCGGCCCGGCCGTCCGCCCGGCCGCGCGCCGGCCCCCGCCCGGCCCGGCCCGGTGGCCCGCGCCGGGCCGGCTCGCCGGGTGACCGCGGCGGCCTCGGCGAGCGTCACCAGCGGCACGTCCAGCACCACGGCGAGCCACCCGAGCCAGAACCCTCCCGGTACGCGTCGTTGCCGTTCCCACCGGGACACCTCGTGCCGGCTCAACGTCGGCACCCCCGCTGCGGCACACAACTCGGCGGCGGTGCGCTGCTGGCTCCAGCCCCGGGCCAGCCGGCACCGGGCGAGCAACGGGCCGAGCTGTGCTGGGCGCGGCGGTGGGGGCGGGGTCATCGGTCCTCCCGGCGGGCGTCGGTGCGGCGACGGGCGCCCGCCCGACCGGACGGGACCGGCGTCACCGCTCGGTTGCTGACCCCCGCGCGGGCCCCCGGGCCGCCCCCGCCGACCCTCCCGCGCCACCCATTACTACCCCGTGGGTACGACGGCCCTCCGCCCACCTGGCCACGGCGCGCGGGACGGCACCG
Above is a window of Micromonospora coriariae DNA encoding:
- a CDS encoding polyprenyl synthetase family protein; protein product: MTHAASVSPVDRAGLRQRVDKALTEFLAGQRARLTGVDDALAPVAEAIEAFVLGGGKRLRPAFAYWGFRGAGGVDADQVLTALAALEFVQASALIHDDLMDRSDTRRGEPAVHRRFAARHRAAGWGGDPDGFGDAAAILLGDLCLVWSDELLHSAGLDLRAVARARPVFDEMRTEVTVGQYLDVLTQVTGDTSVERASKVARYKSAKYTVERPLLLGAALADASADVRTAYSAYGLPLGEAFQLRDDVLGVFGDPAQTGKPAGDDLREGKRTYLVAAAVEATDDAGRELLLSRLGDPQLDERGVTQLRELITASGALARTEQRIVTLTDAALAALAAVDLDTEARQALVDLAIAATRRAD
- a CDS encoding helix-turn-helix domain-containing protein, with product MTPPPPPRPAQLGPLLARCRLARGWSQQRTAAELCAAAGVPTLSRHEVSRWERQRRVPGGFWLGWLAVVLDVPLVTLAEAAAVTRRAGPARATGPGRAGAGARPGGRPGRGRTGERAGGTTSGGGARYAATG